The following proteins are co-located in the Tiliqua scincoides isolate rTilSci1 chromosome 8, rTilSci1.hap2, whole genome shotgun sequence genome:
- the RAB3A gene encoding ras-related protein Rab-3A — protein sequence MASATDARYGQKESSDQNFDYMFKILIIGNSSVGKTSFLFRYADDSFTPAFVSTVGIDFKVKTIYRNDKRIKLQIWDTAGQERYRTITTAYYRGAMGFILMYDITNEESFNAVQDWSTQIKTYSWDNAQVLLVGNKCDMEDERVVSSERGRQLAEHLGFEFFEASAKDNINVKQTFERLVDIICEKMSESLDTADPAVTGAKQGPQLTDQQAPPHQDCAC from the exons ATGGCTTCTGCAACAGATGCCCGCTATGGCCAAAAGGAGTCCTCAGACCAGAACTTTGACTACATGTTCAAGATCCTGATCATTGGCAACAGCAGCGTGGGCAAGACTTCTTTCCTCTTCCGGTATGCTGACGACTCCTTCACCCCAGCTTTCGTCAGCACCGTGGGCATTGACTTCAAAGTGAAGACCATCTATCGCAATGACAAGCGCATTAAGCTGCAGATCTGG GACACAGCAGGACAGGAACGATACAGAACCATCACCACTGCCTACTATCGGGGTGCCATGGGCTTCATCCTGATGTATGACATCACCAACGAAGAGTCCTTCAACGCTGTCCAGGATTG GTCGACCCAGATCAAGACCTACTCCTGGGACAATGCTCAGGTCCTGCTGGTGGGTAACAAGTGTGACATGGAAGATGAGAGGGTCGTGTCTTCGGAGAGGGGTCGCCAACTGGCTGAACACCTGG GCTTTGAATTTTTTGAGGCCAGCGCCAAGGACAACATCAACGTCAAACAAACCTTTGAGCGCCTGGTGGACATCATTTGTGAAAAGATGTCCGAGTCCCTCGACACAGCTGATCCAGCAGTCACTGGTGCCAAGCAGGGCCCCCAGTTGACCGACCAACAAGCCCCTCCACACCAGGATTGTGCCTGTTGA